The Pelagicoccus albus genome includes the window AGGTCCATGGCATTATTTGATTTGGATCTTCCGGTTTTCGCCCTCGTTCGAGAAATAGCATTTATGCGTGATCGGCCAAGGAATAAAAGGGAGTTTGCTGGGCCATTCAATTGCTAGGCAGAAGGGCGGGAATATGAGCTCTTCCAGCATTAGCTCGTCCCAGATTTCCGGTGAATTCTCTAGCCGATATGCGTCCATATGGGCGAGTTGGCGGTCCCCGTTGTACAGGTTATAGATGTTGAATGTTGGACTCGTCACCGGTTCTTGAATACTCCAAGCCTGAGCCAGCCCTTTCACAAAGGTTGTTTTTCCCGCTCCTAAATCACCTTCCAAGGTCAGGACCGCTTCTGGCGGTAGGGTCGCTGCCAATTCTTGAGCAACCGATTGGGATTCCTCTGGGTTGCTGGTTATGATGCCCGCCTTTAGCCTATCTAAGATGTTCATATCCGGAAGCGGCGAAATCTTTGGTTGTATTTAACAAGGTTAACCGCGTGGTCTCTGTACCACTGTTTTGGCGGATGTATCCAATATGAGAGACCCGCGTTTTGAATTCATCTTTCCAGTCGGAGAGGAAGACTGCTAAGTCTGTATCCGGATGCAGGGCGAAAATGAGCTCGAAATCCTCTCCGTCGTTGAAAGCGTGATACAGGGGGCCTTTGCCAGACTTTTCCGCCATTGTTTGAGCGTCGCGGGAGATGGGAAGAAGCGAGCAGTCGATCTCGCAAGTTCCGCCGGTCGGCGTAATGTTGGCGTAGTCCTTGCCCAGCCCATCGCTTAAGTCGGAGCAGCTTAGGCAGAGCCCCGATTTGGCGAGCCACTGGCCTTCTGCTAATCTAGGCGTGAAATCGAAATGCTTTTTAAAAATAGTTCCACCAAGGGACCCCGTTACGAATACAGGGCTTCCATCCTGTGAGGTTTGCCTGAGCAGCGGTTTGGTGTCTGGAAGGGTCTCTCCATAAAGAGTAAGAAAGGCGCCCAAGAAATTGTCGGCGGTTGAAACGTCTCCACCCACGATGCGAACTTCGTTAGCGAGGGCTTCTTGCCCTAACTGGATATAGAATCTCTGTATCCACGAAACGGAGATGCTTGGGTCCAAGGCGAGACAAATGACGGCATGGGTCGGCTTGCCTCCCATCGCAGCGATGTCGCTCAGGTTTCTGCGAAGTAGTTTGGCGGCGGCTTGCTCCGGGGATAGGGCGTCGTTGAAATGCTGGCCGTAAATTACCGGGTCGGCAGTGACTAATTGGGAAACCTTTGCTTGGGGAGCTTTTAAGACTGAACAATCGTCGCCCATGCCCTCCGGCGCTTGAGGCGCTGCGGAGCCTAGCCAGAGTTTCATTTGTTGGATCAACTTGGATTCGCCTAAGCTGGCGAGCGATTCATTGGGGTCGCTGGAAAATGGAGTCACGTCAGATCGGGGACAAAAAGGATCAGGACTAGATTGATGGTGTTGAACGCGGAGTGGAACACGATGCAGGACAGCAGGGACCCCGATTCGCGATAGGCGAGCGCCAACATAACTCCGATAGTCATGAGTGGGGCGAAGGAGTACAAGTTTGCGTGGAGAATGGCGAAGAAGAAGGCGGAGAGTCCCAGCGAAGCGAAAAGCGGCAGGCGGTGGTGCAAGTAGCGAAAGACCCCTCCACGAAAGGCTGCCTCCTCGCAGATGGGAGCGACCAGCGAAATCATTGCGTACATGATAGCGGTTTCGAACCAGGAACCGCCTTGTTGCACCATGAGAATTGGGTCCTGGATAACTTGTTCGAAGCCCAGTTGGTTCAAGCTAGCTCGCGAGATCAGGTTGACCGCGATCATAACTGGATAGGCGATCAGAAGCCATTTGAAGCCGATCGAAATGGCCTGTGGAATGGGAGCCTTGTCTGGGCGAGGGCTCGTATTCCCCTGGGTGTCCAATATCTTTAGGAAACCCAAAAATGCGGCGAGCATACCGAATTGCATTCCCAAATTGGCAGCTAAGGCGGCTAGCAAAGGAGGATCACCGCCCTCTTCGGGAGCGAGGAGCCAAGTGGCGAATTGGCCAAACAGGGCGGAGGCGAGGGCCATACAGGCGAAAAGCATTGCGGCGAAGAGGCCGAAATCGCTCCCGCGGATTTCCCATTTGGGAAGTCTTCCGGGTCTTGGGCTTGGATTCGGTTGCTCTATGGTTTCGGCGAACATGGCTTGGTGGTTTCGAGGGAAGCGGCTTCCTTGCAAGGGGCGAGTCCAAAAAGCGAAATCTGTTCTCCTTGGGGGGCGAGGGGATGATTTTGCATGACTTCTCCGGATCTTGGCCTTTTTTTGCGGCACTTAGGATGGAACAGGCGAAAAACAAAAAGGCATCTTTGCATACACTCGGTTGTCGACTCAATCAGTCAGAAACGCTGCTGATCCAGCAGGGATTGCAGGAACGCGGCTATGAGATCGTGCCTTTTGGCGAAAAGGCAGATTTAGGGATCATCAACACCTGTACCGTGACCAATCTGGCCGATTCCAAGTGCCGCCAGACGATCCGTCAGTTTGTGCGCAAAAATCCTGAGGCCTACACGGCCGTGATTGGTTGTTATTCGCAAATGGGCTCCAAGGAAATCGCAGAGATCGGAGGAGTAGACCTGATTATCGGCAACCAGGAGAAAATGAGCGTGATCGACTATATCGGTCAGGAGAAAAACGAGAAGCCGCTCATCATTCGCGAGAAGATCTCCCAAGCGGATTTCTCTATCCACAATTTTGGAGACGTCCCCTTCAACCAGAGAGCGAACCTCAAGATACAGGACGGTTGTAGTTTCGTTTGTAGCTTCTGCATCATTCCATTCGCTCGCGGCGCCGCTCGGGCTCGCGACATGGAGAACCTACTTGAAGAAGCGCGACTGAAGGCCTCGCAGGGAATCCGTGAAATCGTGATCACCGGGGTGAATATCGGTACCTACGACACCAAGGACGGCGATCTGCTAAAGGTGTTGGAGGGGCTCAACGCCATCGAAGGAATCGACCGGATTCGTATCAGCAGTATCGAACCTACGACGATTCCCACGGAGTTGTTTGCCTTGATGAACGATCCTCAACACGCCTTGCTGCCCTTTTTCCACATACCTTTGCAGAGCGGCTGCGATAAGGTGCTGAAGGAGATGCGACGCCGCTACACGATCGCGGAATATCTGGACTTCTTACACTTGGCTCACGACAGCGTTCCGGATGTCTATATCGGTTCCGATATAATGGTCGGTTTTCCAGGGGAGACCGAGGATGATTTCCAAGAGACCTGCCGCGTGTTTTTGGACAACCCCTTCGATTTTTGTCACGTCTTCAGCTACTCGGAGCGGCAAGGTACGGTCGCAGCCCGACGGGAGGATCAAGTAGACATCCCCGAACGAGCACGCCGTAGCGCCTACCTCAGACGCTTGTCATCGAAAAAGCGATACGACATGTACGAACGTTATCTAGGCAAGGAAATGCCGGTGCTTTTTGAAAATCCGAAACCTGATTCTTGGCCGTCTTATACAGACAACTACATCCGCGTCGTGGTGCCCAGAGCGGGAGAGCTTGCAGCAGAAAAGGGGATGGACTTGGCCAATCGCCGGGGGCAGGTGCGTCTACGTAAGATAGCGGCCGATTATGTAGAAGGCGAATTGATCGAGATGATTGATTGAAGAGCTACCCTTTTTCTAGCCACTTAGAGGCGAGCTTGGGGACTTGTTCGCCGGCGGTCCCGTGGATGAAGCGGTAGTCGTCGGGAATGAAGTCGAGATCTAGGGCGATGATTGTTTTTTCTGCATGAGCTGGGGCTTCGTGCACGAGTCCAGCGGCTGGATACACGCTTAGAGAAGTGCCGATTACGAGAACCTTATCTGCTTGTTGGAGTTGTTCGATGGCGATCTCGAAGTTCTCCACCGCTTCTCCGAACCAGACGATGTCGGGACGCATTCGCCCGCCTCGAGGACAGCGATGATCTAAGCTTAGCCCTTCCTTGGGGTAGGGGATTTTGTAGGTAGGATCGATGGAGCTCTTAACTTCCAGCAAAGAACCGTGCAGGTGGATGATATTGCTGGATCCGCCGCGTTCGTGCAGATCGTCCACGTTTTGGGTGATGACCACCACCTCGTGCTCTTTCTCCAGTTCGGCGATTGCGAAATGGGCGGGATTTGGCTCAACGCTCTCGAGAGCCTTTCGTCGGAGGTTGTAGAAATCCAATACGAGTTGCGGGTCGCGGGCCCAAGCTTCCGGTGTCGCCACATCTTCAATACGGAAATTCTCCCAGAGGCCGCCCGAGTCGCGGAAGGTATTGAGTCCGCTTTCCGCGCTAACTCCGGCTCCGGTGAACACGACGATCTTTTCTGGCTTCACGAAACTCGTTCTAACGGATTCTCGACAGGTCGCTACCGAAAAAATGAAAAACCGCGTCGAGCGACGCGGTTCCATTGAAAATGCCTTTTAGTCGTTGACCAAGATCTCGACCTCGTAGCCATCTGGGTCGGTGATGAAGGCCATGCCGAAGTCTTCCTTTTCCTTCCAGTTGCCGGGCCAGACTTCGACACCATCGTCCTCCAGCTTTTGGCAGTAGGCCTTGATGTCGTCTACTCCGATACAAGTGTGCATCAGGTCCTCGGGGACCTTAACTTCGTAGTCGGGGGAGTAGGTCAGCTCCAGCATGTGCTCGTTGCCGGGAAGTTCGAGATGCACGATCTGGTTTCCTTGCGGGCTTGTCTTAGGCCCTTTGAAAACTTTGAAGCCACAATGTTGGCAGTAGAAGTCGATGGACTTTTGCAGATCGGCTACGCGGATGCGGGTGTGCAGGAATTTGATCATATCTTAGCTTTCTTAGACTGGCTTGGCGTGAGGCCAAGCTCGGATATGTAAAATCCTACGACTGCTCCGGTCCAGCGATTGCCCCTCAGCTAGACATTTCCAACGAATCTGGAAAGAGCAGGTACTCGCAATCGTCGCTTGGCTCCTCTGGGAGTGGGAACAGGTTCGAAAGATGCGGAACGGCTTTTATGTCCCGTGTGCTGGTGGGCAGAAGTTTGAAGGCTCCCACCTTCTCTCGTCTTTCCAGATAGTAGGACTCCGTTTCGAAGCGGTCCTCGGTTGCTGCGGTCAGCACGATACGATCCATGGGCTCTCGGCCAAAGGGGAAGGGAAGCTCTGGCTGCGAGTCTCGCATCCTGCGATGGATCAGGATGTAGGCCACCGCCTGGGACTCGAGAAGCTTCTCTTGAATTTCCGAAATGAGGGTGGGGGTGTTCGTTTCGAAGGAGTGCGCTTCAAGACGATCGTGGATCGTATAAAACAGAACGATTACACGTTCATCGGAGCTAGGTACGAAATCGGCGGATCTGCATTCGCAGAATCGTCTGCCGGTTTGAATAAGTTGTCCGAGTATCATCGAGGAAAATCGTAGGCAACTATGAGGGGGTGCCGGAGATCTTCAACCTGTTCAGGCAAATAAAATACAGATTTGTCGCTAAATGAGTGGACTTACCCATTCACACTCGGGAATCGAGGAGGGGAGTTAGGGCGATTAAGGTGGCCCGTGCTCATTACAAGACACAGCCCGCGATTAAAGGGCCTAGTTTTCGGCTCGTTCGCGGGCTACACGTTGAAGCTTTTCTACCACCATCTCGAGGCTTTCGACGTGTACGGAAGGCATGGACTGGAAGTTGTTATCGATCACATTCGGATCAGCTAGAGCGTCTATCGAAAAGCCAACTCCATGGCAGTCGATGCAGACGGGGCGTATCATTTTCTCGTTGGGCCGGAGTACGTCGTTCTGATTGTGCAGCACCTTGGTAATGCTCTCGCCCTGTTCGGTCATTTCGATTCGCGGTAGGTGGCAAGTCGCGCAGCTCACTCCAGAGCCTTCTGGTCCTTGCCCATTCATCTCAGCCTGCCACAGCTGAAAATGCTTCGATCCCTTGTAGGAATTGGTGTGGTCATCGTCGTGGCACGACATACAGGCGTTTACAGCGGCGAACTTCGTGTCGAAGCTGTGATCATCGTGGCAAGAGGTGCAACTTAGCTCGCGATGGGCGGCTCCGGCGTGCATCGGAATCAGCGCTTGGGCCGGAGTCATAGGGCTCAAGCCTTGGCCGAGTCTCATGCCGTGACGGCTCTGGAGGAAGGTTTCCGTTTCGTAGTCGTGGCAACCTTGGCATGATACGAATCCCGGTTTCTCGAGCCAAGCTCCCGTTTCTTCGCTTTGATGGCAGTCGATGCAATTAATGCCCGCCTTGGCGTGGGAAGACTGTGACCACTCGAAGGCGATGTCTTGCGAATAAGTAACCTCGCTCGGAACGGCTCGTTCGCCTATCTCCAGGGCGGTCCGAGAATGCTCTTCTGCCCAATTTGCGTACTGATTCAGTTCCTTGACCTTGGGATTTTCCTTAATGTTGGGATCGTCCAAGTGACGCTCTAGGAACTCCTCGTAGAGAGCGGTGTTGTCGTGGAAATTGTGGCAGCCCACGGTAGAGCAACTGTTGAAAGGCAGACCTTCATGGGTGGGGCGATTTTCCGCCACATCTTGGTGGCAGAAATAGCAGTAGTCTTCGGGCAAGGTGACCCCCATTTGCCCTGTCTGGTCAGACTGATGTTCGACGTGGCAGGTCACGCACTTTCTAGCGTCGAGGATGGCGACCCGATCCGCGTTGCGTGGATCTAGGAATTTGGTGACCGGATGGGAATCGGACACTCTGTCGAGCTCCTCTTGGTGACACGTGGCGCAGGCATCATGTTGAACTCCCATGTCCTCTGTGTGGCAAGCAGAGCACTGGAGTTGGATTTGGTGATGCCCATGGGTTGCCTCGCCCGGCATAAACGCCTTTTGACTATTGCCGTTGATAGAAGCGAAGAAATGCAAGCCTAGCCAAAGAGGCGCTATCGCAGCCGCGATCCACTGGAGTGTTTTCAGCTTCATATCAGTAGGCGTAGGCTTTGTAGATGTGGAAACCTAGCAGCACGGGATACGGCCAGAAGAATAGAATGTGCGCCTTCGTCACATAGGAGCGAATTCGCCTAGCCCAAGGGCCGTTAAAGCGATCCTCCATGGCGACTGTTAATCCTGCAATAGACCCGGCTAGATTTAACAGCACGAAACAGGTCATTAGCCAGAGATTCAGGTTCTCCCCAAAATCGAAGCCGGTATGGGCGACCAGAGCGATTAGGCAAAGAAAGCCTAAGGTACTATGAATGGCGCGCCACCAGCCGTAGTTGCCCATCATCTTTAGACGAAGTCTTTTGCGGGCGGAAAGGGATAGAGCAAGGAGGGAAAGCCCCGCCATCGTGTATCCGGAGAACTGCTTGTAGAACGAATCCTGCCAAAGCTGAGAAAACTGGTAATAGGCAGTCTGTACGCTATTCGCAGCTGGCAAAGGGGATAAAGTTAAGAAAAGGGCGCAGGCGATCGCGCCTAACGCGGCGGTGGCCCAAAGGAGTTTTGATCCTTTCGGCTTGTAGGCGGTTTCTTCGCCAGAGGTGCCGCAGAGCTGGCCGAGCAAAGGCAGGCAAGAACCGCACACGGTGCCCGCGCCAGTCTGCTCTGACAGTTCTGAGACCTTGCTACAGCCAGAGGACAGGCAGGCGGACAAGGTCCCTTTGGTCGTTTGCGTGCAATTGCAAATGATCGCATTCGAGGGCCAGTCCACAAGGGCATCGTTGGCAGGGATGACGCCGCGACTTTCGAATTCGGCCTGTTCGCCAGGGGTCATGAAGCGTTCTTGGGAT containing:
- a CDS encoding thiamine-phosphate kinase, encoding MKLWLGSAAPQAPEGMGDDCSVLKAPQAKVSQLVTADPVIYGQHFNDALSPEQAAAKLLRRNLSDIAAMGGKPTHAVICLALDPSISVSWIQRFYIQLGQEALANEVRIVGGDVSTADNFLGAFLTLYGETLPDTKPLLRQTSQDGSPVFVTGSLGGTIFKKHFDFTPRLAEGQWLAKSGLCLSCSDLSDGLGKDYANITPTGGTCEIDCSLLPISRDAQTMAEKSGKGPLYHAFNDGEDFELIFALHPDTDLAVFLSDWKDEFKTRVSHIGYIRQNSGTETTRLTLLNTTKDFAASGYEHLR
- the mtaB gene encoding tRNA (N(6)-L-threonylcarbamoyladenosine(37)-C(2))-methylthiotransferase MtaB, which codes for MEQAKNKKASLHTLGCRLNQSETLLIQQGLQERGYEIVPFGEKADLGIINTCTVTNLADSKCRQTIRQFVRKNPEAYTAVIGCYSQMGSKEIAEIGGVDLIIGNQEKMSVIDYIGQEKNEKPLIIREKISQADFSIHNFGDVPFNQRANLKIQDGCSFVCSFCIIPFARGAARARDMENLLEEARLKASQGIREIVITGVNIGTYDTKDGDLLKVLEGLNAIEGIDRIRISSIEPTTIPTELFALMNDPQHALLPFFHIPLQSGCDKVLKEMRRRYTIAEYLDFLHLAHDSVPDVYIGSDIMVGFPGETEDDFQETCRVFLDNPFDFCHVFSYSERQGTVAARREDQVDIPERARRSAYLRRLSSKKRYDMYERYLGKEMPVLFENPKPDSWPSYTDNYIRVVVPRAGELAAEKGMDLANRRGQVRLRKIAADYVEGELIEMID
- a CDS encoding NAD-dependent deacylase, yielding MKPEKIVVFTGAGVSAESGLNTFRDSGGLWENFRIEDVATPEAWARDPQLVLDFYNLRRKALESVEPNPAHFAIAELEKEHEVVVITQNVDDLHERGGSSNIIHLHGSLLEVKSSIDPTYKIPYPKEGLSLDHRCPRGGRMRPDIVWFGEAVENFEIAIEQLQQADKVLVIGTSLSVYPAAGLVHEAPAHAEKTIIALDLDFIPDDYRFIHGTAGEQVPKLASKWLEKG
- a CDS encoding VOC family protein — translated: MIKFLHTRIRVADLQKSIDFYCQHCGFKVFKGPKTSPQGNQIVHLELPGNEHMLELTYSPDYEVKVPEDLMHTCIGVDDIKAYCQKLEDDGVEVWPGNWKEKEDFGMAFITDPDGYEVEILVND
- a CDS encoding CPBP family intramembrane glutamic endopeptidase, yielding MFAETIEQPNPSPRPGRLPKWEIRGSDFGLFAAMLFACMALASALFGQFATWLLAPEEGGDPPLLAALAANLGMQFGMLAAFLGFLKILDTQGNTSPRPDKAPIPQAISIGFKWLLIAYPVMIAVNLISRASLNQLGFEQVIQDPILMVQQGGSWFETAIMYAMISLVAPICEEAAFRGGVFRYLHHRLPLFASLGLSAFFFAILHANLYSFAPLMTIGVMLALAYRESGSLLSCIVFHSAFNTINLVLILFVPDLT
- a CDS encoding cytochrome c3 family protein: MKLKTLQWIAAAIAPLWLGLHFFASINGNSQKAFMPGEATHGHHQIQLQCSACHTEDMGVQHDACATCHQEELDRVSDSHPVTKFLDPRNADRVAILDARKCVTCHVEHQSDQTGQMGVTLPEDYCYFCHQDVAENRPTHEGLPFNSCSTVGCHNFHDNTALYEEFLERHLDDPNIKENPKVKELNQYANWAEEHSRTALEIGERAVPSEVTYSQDIAFEWSQSSHAKAGINCIDCHQSEETGAWLEKPGFVSCQGCHDYETETFLQSRHGMRLGQGLSPMTPAQALIPMHAGAAHRELSCTSCHDDHSFDTKFAAVNACMSCHDDDHTNSYKGSKHFQLWQAEMNGQGPEGSGVSCATCHLPRIEMTEQGESITKVLHNQNDVLRPNEKMIRPVCIDCHGVGFSIDALADPNVIDNNFQSMPSVHVESLEMVVEKLQRVARERAEN
- the tsaE gene encoding tRNA (adenosine(37)-N6)-threonylcarbamoyltransferase complex ATPase subunit type 1 TsaE; translated protein: MNILDRLKAGIITSNPEESQSVAQELAATLPPEAVLTLEGDLGAGKTTFVKGLAQAWSIQEPVTSPTFNIYNLYNGDRQLAHMDAYRLENSPEIWDELMLEELIFPPFCLAIEWPSKLPFIPWPITHKCYFSNEGENRKIQIK